The proteins below come from a single Mya arenaria isolate MELC-2E11 chromosome 6, ASM2691426v1 genomic window:
- the LOC128239468 gene encoding macrophage-expressed gene 1 protein-like, with translation MAHGVYIIALAALVVRTAAETLPDLNDETLKGHPSLCKKRLGILNLKLLEPLPGQGWDNLQNEERNMVVKHEYLYCKTTADERFLIPDGFNVYPIKSTHIRSDSEVFEHWDNFTSSDSKTINANAGLNVPIIKISGKYSKEYEKTKTTQYKEQTQTIRLQFRNSKYWARIGTEAKLTESFRNRLVRIGQYIMDNKTEHATYDSELLVREYGTHVVTGVELGANLIRVDHMQSKYSKLSEESKTKIRYQAELSFGSMLKFLSDAGFDKSESYTTSSHQLYTENKESTEIWTDGGIEFRMTEEYENTWLNSIEANQVPLDRAGVPLHFYINDIKLPDVPDYVVDKVYYKVRDAVLSYYEHNVVRGCTHPDSPNFNYVANYDDGSCNPPLETYYLGGVYQTCTMYIPGGCTGTNLCLATGVNNPLTGLQSCPDGYEPIPLNRGQKTGSCSYRTSHSCGFLWLSTCYNYYTKATTANYQAYWCAPINSTDSSRTRNGVLFGGIYTTNYANPVTQSTSCPPHFYAIKVLNDLSICVSTNTELGSYHAVNFGGFHSCRNSNPFHTDNAYCPIGYSQHLAVIDEECQIDVCIEMGALKLGALPKIQLPPFMPKPLTFLLEPNATSTEEPE, from the exons ATGGCACATGGTGTATACATCATTGCGTTGGCGGCCTTGGTTGTCCGGACAGCGGCCGAAACATTACCGGACCTAAACGATGAGACGCTTAAGGGCCATCCAAGTCTTTGCAAAAAACGGCTTGGTATTTTAAACCTTAAACTGTTGGAGCCGCTGCCTGGCCAGGGCTGGGACAACTTGCAGAACGAAGAAAGGAACATGGTCGTCAAACACGAATACCTTTACTGCAAAACAACGGCGGATGAACGGTTTTTAATTCCGGACGGGTTTAATGTGTATCCGATCAAGAGCACACACATACGATCAGATTCAGAGGTGTTCGAGCATTGGGACAATTTTACAAGTTCGGATTCCAAGACAATAAACGCTAATGCTGGACTCAACGTCCCTATCATCAAAATAAGCGGGAAGTACTCAAAGGAATACGAGAAAACGAAAACAACTCAGTATAAAGAACAAACTCAAACTATTCGACTACAG TTTCGAAACTCAAAGTATTGGGCGAGAATCGGGACGGAAGCAAAATTAACCGAGTCTTTCAGAAACAGGCTTGTTCGTATTGGTCAGTACATCATGGACAACAAAACCGAGCATGCAACATACGACAGTGAGCTGCTAGTAAGAGAGTATGGAACACACGTCGTGACCGGTGTCGAATTGGGGGCCAATCTAATAAGG GTTGATCATATGCAGTCGAAATACTCGAAACTGTCGGAGGAGTCGAAAACGAAGATTAGATACCAGGCCGAACTATCATTTGGCTCCATGCTGAAATTTTTGTCTGATGCGGGATTTGATAAAAGCGAATCGTACACGACTAGCAGTCACCaactttatacagaaaataaggAGTCGACCGAAATTTGGACAGACGGAGGAATTGAGTTCAG gATGACCGAGGAGTATGAAAACACATGGCTAAATTCCATAGAAGCAAACCAAGTTCCATTAGATAGAGCGGGTGTGCCGTTGCacttttacataaatgatataaaactcCCGGATGTTCCAGACTACGTTGTTGACAAGGTTTATTACAAAGTTAGAGATGCTGTCCTTTCTTACTATGAACATAATGTTGTCCGAGGATGCACACACCCTGATTCACCAAATTTCAACTACGTCGCAAATTACGATGACGGCTCCTGCAACCCTCCACTTGAAACGTATTACCTCGGCGGAGTTTATCAAACTTGTACCATGTATATTCCAGGAGGATGCACTGGTACAAATCTTTGCCTAGCCACAGGTGTCAACAACCCATTGACTGGTCTACAGTCATGTCCCGACGGATATGAGCCCATCCCTTTGAATAGAGGACAAAAAACGGGGAGTTGTTCTTATCGGACAAGTCACAGTTGTGGTTTTCTGTGGCTAAGCACCTGCTATAATTATTACACGAAAGCTACCACGGCGAACTATCAGGCCTACTGGTGTGCTCCTATTAATTCAACCGACTCATCGCGTACCAGAAATGGTGTCCTGTTTGGTGGAATCTATACAACAAACTATGCAAATCCAGTCACACAATCTACCAGCTGCCCGCCGCATTTTTACGCCATTAAAGTTTTGAACGATCTCTCTATTTGCGTCAGTACAAACACTGAACTCGGTTCCTACCATGCTGTTAACTTTGGTGGATTCCACAGCTGTAGAAACTCAAATCCATTTCACACAGACAACGCCTATTGTCCCATTGGCTATAGTCAGCACTTGGCAGTCATAGACGAGGAATGTCAAATCGATGTTTGCATTGAAATGGGAGCCTTGAAATTGGGGGCTTTGCCGAAAATCCAATTGCCGCCCTTCATGCCAAAACCTCTGACATTCCTTTTAGAGCCGAACGCAACTTCGACAGAAGAACCTGAATAA